One segment of Brassica napus cultivar Da-Ae chromosome C3, Da-Ae, whole genome shotgun sequence DNA contains the following:
- the LOC106375018 gene encoding protein BIG GRAIN 1-like B, which produces MDPWDKTNSLDHHHRRQDHRHPSFSSTLLDQIYNSIDSSSLSDVSMRKKQNRAVEEIEKILVNRRAVPGDSVRSRNLKTAEPVFSKHSSSSSSSDSSGLSSSSSDSFYRRSRSPPEIPHPKPIRTTVERRERPNDNNNKVKSKALEMYSDLKRVKQPNSPGGRLATFLNSIFTGNTKKPNKTATSSSTTCSSASSFSKSCLSKTPSSSEKLKRSVRFCPVNVVLDEDDSKKRSGHINNNKLYGNNERESRVMEENRRVIEAAKELIRTYQKNKDVVNIIGKEEEDDDEDDDDDGASCASSDLFELDHLSVIGIGSYREELPVYETTRFNTNRIISR; this is translated from the coding sequence ATGGATCCTTGGGATAAAACTAACTCATTAGACCACCACCACCGTCGCCAAGATCATCGCCATCCTTCGTTCTCCTCCACTCTCCTCGACCAAATCTACAACTCCATCGACTCCTCCTCTCTCTCCGACGTCTCCATGAGGAAGAAGCAAAACCGTGCAGTGGAAGAAATCGAGAAAATCCTCGTTAACCGCCGCGCAGTCCCCGGAGATTCAGTTAGATCAAGGAATCTCAAGACCGCTGAGCCAGTTTTCTCCAAGCATTCGAGCTCCTCCAGCTCCTCAGACTCAAGCGGactctcctcttcctcttccgaTTCCTTCTACAGGCGATCTCGTTCTCCGCCGGAGATTCCCCATCCGAAGCCGATTCGAACCACCGTCGAGAGACGCGAACGACCTAacgataataataataaagtgaAATCGAAGGCGTTGGAGATGTATAGCGATTTGAAGAGAGTGAAACAGCCGAATTCTCCAGGCGGACGTCTCGCCACTTTCCTTAACTCTATCTTCACCGGAAACACGAAGAAACCGAATAAAACCGCCACGTCATCATCCACCACTTGCTCCTCAGCTTCTTCCTTCTCCAAATCTTGCTTGAGTAAAACGCCGTCGTCTAGTGAAAAACTGAAACGGTCTGTGCGTTTCTGTCCCGTTAACGTCGTCCTCGACGAAGACGACTCCAAGAAGCGTAGTGGCCACATTAACAACAACAAATTGTACGGAAACAACGAGCGTGAGAGCCGAGTGATGGAGGAGAATCGTCGCGTGATTGAAGCAGCCAAGGAACTTATCAGAACTTACCAGAAGAATAAAGACGTCGTTAACATCATcggcaaagaagaagaagatgatgatgaagacgaCGATGACGATGGTGCGAGCTGCGCGAGCTCCGATCTGTTCGAATTGGATCATCTATCGGTGATTGGAATCGGTAGTTATCGAGAAGAGCTTCCCGTCTACGAGACGACTCGTTTTAACACGAACCGTATAATCTCCAGatga